tacattacattacttatcctgtactgatcctgagttatatcctgtattatactccagagctgtactcactattctgctggtgaggtcactgtgtacatacattacattacttatcctgtactgatcctgagttatatcctgtattatactccagagctgtactcactattctgctggtgagatcactgtgtacatacattacattacttatcctgtactgatcctgagttatatcctgtattataccccagagctgtactcactattctgctggtgagatcactgtgtacatacattacattacttatcctgtactgatcctgagttatagcctgtattatactccagagctgttctcactattctgctggtgaggtcactgtgtacatacattacattacttatcctgtactgatcctgagttatatcctgtattataccccagagctgtactcactattatgctggtgaggtcactgtgtacatacattacattacttatcctgtactgatcctgagttatatcctgtattatactccagagctgtactcactattctgctggtgaggtcactgtgtacatacattacattacttatcctgtactgatcctgagttatatcctgtattatactccagagctgtactcactattctgctggtgaggtcactgtgtacatacattacattactgatcctgtactgatcctgagttatatcctgactCATCACATGTAAATTCTTGTATCATTCGCTTTGTCTATTGTAATGTTCATGTTGTTCCTCACTTTTACCACTAGATGGAGCTTTCCACCACGGATCGGATGTAATACTGACATTTACCTGTATATATTGACTTTACTATGAAGTTGAATTTTTCTTCATTATTTACTGTTTGTGTTTTTTCCTCTTCTACATTAATACCCAGACTCGGTAAAGATTTAGCTATCCTCTAAACATCTGATCATTGATCACTTTTACTGTGTTTATAATGTAATATTAGGGGTTTTGCATTTCTTGTTACATAGAAACGAAGCGTTATTATTGTTAATTGTAACTTTCTACTTCGCGTCTCATTTCCTTCtgattttcaagatctctgcttgctgtcagcaaTAAAAACACGAGTGCTGCTGAGGCATATAGCGCACAGAGAACGGTCTAGTCTGatgcattgtaacaaaccctcagctgtgagaagtttTAGGTCTGCAGGAACTATTTGTTGACTGCAGGTCGATTAGAAAGTACAGCGATAGGGATTTATTTatatcagtggtttccaaactgtggggctccagatgttgaaaaactacaactcccagcatgtgcagacagctgaaggccggcgtttcccaacgagtgtgcctccagctgttgcaaaactgcaactcacagcatgtgcggacagctgaaggccggtgtttcccaacgagtgtgcctccagctgttgcaaaactacagctcccagcatgtgcagacagcttaaggccggtgtttcccaacgagtgtgcctccagctgttgcaaaactacaactcccagcatgtgcagacagctgaaggccggtgtttcccaacgagtgtgcctccagctgttgcaaaactacaactcccagcatgtgcaaaCAGCTGAAGGCCGTTGTTTCCcgacgagtgtgcctccagcttttgcaaaagtacaactcacagcatgtgcagacagctgaaggccggtgtttcccaacgagtgtgcctccagctgttgcaaaactaaaactcccagcatgtgcagacagctgaaggccggcgtttcccaacgagtgtgcctccagctgttgcaaaactacagctcccagcatgtgcagacagctgaaggccggtgtttcccaacgagtgtgcctccagctgttgcaaaactgcaactcccagcatgtgcagacagctgaaggctggtgtttcccaatgagtgtgcctccagctgttgcaaaactacaactcccagcatgtgcagacagctgaaggccggtgtttcccaacgagtgtgcctccagctgttgcaaaactacaactcccagcatgtgcagacAGCTGAAGGCCGGTATTTcccaacgagtgtgcctccagctgttgcaaaactacaactcccagcatgtgcagacagctgaaggccggtgtttcccaacgagtgtgcctccagctgttgcaaaactacaactcccagcatgtgcagacagctgaaggccggtgtttcccaacgagtgtgcctccagctgttgcaaaactacaactcccaccatgtgcaGACAGCTGAAGGCCGGCATTTcccaacgagtgtgcctccagctgttgcaaaactacaactcccagcatgtgcagacagctgaaggctggtgtttcccaacgagtgcgcctccagctgttgcaaaactgcaactcccagcatgtgcagacAGCTGAAGGCCGGCGTTTCCCAATGAGtgtgattccagctgttgcaaaactacaactcccagcatgcccggacagccgttggctgtccgggcatgctgggagttgtagttttgcaacagctggaggcccacactTCAATGGTAATCCCCATGATAATTGGATACAATATGGCAATGAAGACTTCCAATAGCCAATGTTACTTTGTGTCTTATTCCGCAGACATAGACGAATGCCGCTACGGATACTGCCAGCAACTATGCGCCAACGTGCCAGGATCCTATTCTTGCACTTGTAACCCGGGGTTTGTGCTGAATTCAGATGAAAGGTCGTGCCAAGGTATGTGGCGGGGGTAGAGCGCACCCCGGCATCGGCCCTGCCCCATGTTATCTCAGGGATTACGAGGATTGCCATTTCCAGCTCGTTACGTTACGAGGAGCTGTTTGCAGCGTCCTCACCCCATTGAGCTGCTGTAGCCCTGatttggagttaaaggggtactccactggaaaacatttttttttaaatcaactggtgccagaaagttaaacagatttaaaaaaaatctttatccttccagtacttattagctgctgtatgctccacaggaagttcttttctttttgaatttcctatctagtctgaccacagtgctctctgctgacacctctgtccatatcaggaactgtccagagcaggagaggtttgctatggggatttgcttctactctggacagttcctaaaatggacagaggtgtcagcagagagcactgtggtgagactggaaaggaaattcaaaaagaaaagaacttcctgtggagcatacagcagctgataagtactggaaggattaagatttttaaatagaagtaatttacaaatctctttaactttctggcaccagttgatttagaattttttttttcccagtggagtacccctttaaagaggtactctggggaactaaacccatagcctatcctttccctctcatcaacctatttaagggtctatcattcattagctatatggtTGTCACtttcatgcatgaagtgagggaatgacatcatccagtcatccactctgtctctgtccaaatccctctctgaaagcagcccccaccctgatGATAGAGAgagacagaccatgtggtttctgccctgcactgatgagtcatgctctctcTAGTGCTGAGACCTGagaggtgtgtgtgcagcctcagccaatcaggcaCTGAAccactctctgctgctcagagcaggagggtgggggctgctctcagagagtgagctggctggcagagcagagctgcaatgattgctgggagatgtggaCAAGGGGAGCGAAGAATGGCAAAGAATatgaagcagccagagaagacaacaggggccacataagccatgcatatcaggcaggaatgtttacagggaacatatccagatggtgtggtggctttggagctttagatatacttccctggagtacccctttaacatttgggGTTCACTATATGggctgtacagggggggggggggggagcagtcaGAACTGCTGCAGTGTTGTTAGATTGGGGGGTCCTGTATATTGACAACCCCTATATCTGATTCCAGACGTGGATGAATGCACCACGGAGAACCCCTGCGTTCAGAGCTGCGTGAACACATACGGATCCTATCTGTGCCGCTGTGATCCGGGCTACGAGCTGGAAGAGGACGGCGTCAGCTGCAACGGTAAATACGGCGCTGGGGTCAATTCTATTAGGAGGTAAAAGGGTtaaccctaaccccccccccccccccccaataagtctGAAACTTATTGCAACATTGATGCTACAAGGTCACTGGGATGATGGAGGTCATGGGACTGTTGTATTGTCCTAAATAACTTTATTTTCATGTTCTCTTTTACTCTCAGACATGGACGAGTGCAGCGTCTCCGAATTCCTCTGTCAGCATGAATGTGTCAATCAGCCCGGATCTTACTACTGCAGCTGCCCGCCGGGGTACTCCCTGCTGGATGACGCCAGAACATGTCAGGGTGAGATCCTCCGAGCTTTGGCTTCTTGGTAgaaaaaggctgtccgggcatgctgggagttgtagttttgcaacagctggaggcaccctgattgagaaaCAGGGTCGGGATATATAGTATTtgcacacctccccttcagctctatctgtatacttctgctatctctatgggatcaggatatatagtagttatacacctcccctccagctctatctgtatactgctgctatctctatgggattaggatatatagtagttatacacctcccctccagctctatatgtatactgctgctgctatctctacagggtcagaatatatagtaattatacacctctcctcctgctctatctgtatactgctgctatctctatgggataaagATATatagtagatcagtggtctccaacctgcggacctccagatgttgcaaaactacaatttccagcatgcccggacagccaacggctgtccgggcatgctgggagttgtagttttgcaacatctggaggtctgcaggttgaagaccactgtagtagatctacatctcccctccagctctatctgtatactgctgctatttctatgggatcagaatataaagtagttatacatcttCCTTCTAGctctatattctgatcccatagaaatagcagcagtatacagatagagctggaaggaagatgtataactactttatattctgattccatagaaatagcagcagtatgcagataaagtagttatacatcttccttccagctctatctgtatactgctgctatttctatgggatcagagtataaagtagttatacatcttccttccagctctatctgtatactgctgctatttctatgggatcagagtataaagtagttatacatcttccttccagctctatctgtatactgctgctatttctatgggatcagagtataaagtagttatacaccttccttctagctctatctgtatactgctgctgctacctcccaTAAGACTgtattcacacattgcatttttagCTCAAAGTTTTAGCTGTTTTTGCAGGGAAAAATGGTGGTTATCACGGTAAAACAATGTCATTTTATTGTGATTTGGTAAAAAGTGCTGCAAAACCagccaaatataagtaaaaatatatgaaaaatgtgattaaattcagtgtgtgaacacagactaaagtcttcaaatcttcataaaacattaTTGGTCAAATCACTTTATCCTCATGGTAATAAAAAAGTGCACTTTGAGAAAACACATTAAAACTGCACGTATTGTGAACTGACTCCAACCCACTTATGACCCTAATCAGTTCACCCgggtgacctccagcactagcagcctaattggatgaccaggtgcagtgatcagacaccACTCCCTCTCTGTAAATTTAGAGCTAATTTAGTACAGGGGTTGAGACTCTTTACTGGGTCCTGCAGCCCCCCTCGTTCTGTTCCTCTGCTCATAGATTGTTCACTATCATTTGCACTTGTCTTTCAGACATTGACGAGTGCGACACGAGGAACAACACCTGCACCGGGCAGCAGACCTGCTTCAATATCCCGGGAGGCTATCACTGCTTAGATCCTGTGCGCTGCGACGAGCCGTACATCCAGCTCCAAGACaggtacatgtgtatatatatatatgcagataaggtcaggctgctcaccactctcgcgtttgctgcactatctcgtgctacggacaccggtaccgctcccggcttggTAGAAatcacacagaaaagaaaacgtccggcactcaggaagatgcaggtaaaacttgtcaatggctttattcacacgcttaggcaggacacaatctgtgtcctgcctaagcgtgtgaataaagccattgacaagttttacctgcatcttcctgagtgccggacgttttcttttctgtgtgatatatatatatatatatatatatatcacacagaaaagaaaacgtccggcactcaggaagatgcaggtaaaacttgtcaatggctttattcacacgcttaggcaggacacaatctgtgtcctgcctaagcgtgtgaataaagccattgacaagttttacctgcatcttcctgagtgccggacgttttcttttctgtgtgatatatatatatatatatatatatatatatatatatatatatatatatatatatacacagtgtccaAGGGCCCGGCCTGACGAGACCTTATCCTGCTTTATTTATTGTCATATAAGGAATTAAAAACCTATAAATGTCTGATTGGGGGGTGTCTGAcctgctttgggggggggggggggggggggtgtctgacctgctttgggggggggggggggtgtctgacctgctttgggggggggggggggttggtgtctGACCTGCTTTGGGGGGGTGGGTGGTAGGGGGGGTGTCTGACCTGCTTTGGGGGTGTCTGAcctgctttggggggggggggggttggtgtctGACCTGCTTTTGGGGGGTCTGACCTTCTTTGGGGGGGTGGGTGGTAGGGGGGGTTGGTGTCTGACCTGCTTTGGGTCTATTGGTCGTCACGTTACGTCTTGTATTTGCTGTAGCCGGTGTATGTGTCCCGTGGAGAACCCAACGTGCCGGGACCAGCCCTTCACCATCGTCCACAGACACATGGACATCGTGTCTAACAGCAGAGTCCCCGCGGACATCTTCCAGATGCAGGCGACCAGCCGCTACCCCGGAGTCTACTACATCTTCCAGATCAAATCCGGAAATGAGGGCAGAGAATTCTACATGAGGGTAAGGAGGCCCTGTGtcctactacaacccccaacatctctACAATATAATTCTATTGTACCCTATATAccaaacactacaacccccaacatatcTATAATATAATTCTATTGTACCCTATATACCGAAcattacaacccccaacatctctATAATATTCTATTGTACCCTATATactgaacactacaacccccaacatcactatAATATAATTCTATTGTACCCTATATAccgaacactacaacccccaacatcactatAATATAATTCTATTGTACCCTATATactgaacactacaacccccaacatatcTATAATATAATTCTATCGTACCCTATATACcgaatactacaacccccaacatcactatAATATAATTCTATTGTACCCTATATactgaacactacaacccccaacatcactatAATATAATTCTATTGTACCCTATATAccgaacactacaacccccaacatcactatAATATAATTCTATTGTACCCTATATactgaacactacaacccccaacatatcTATAATATAATTCTATCGTACCCTATATACcgaatactacaacccccaacatcactatAATATAATTCTATTGTACCCTATATactgaacactacaacccccaacatcactatAATATAAATCTATTGTACCCTGTATGCTGAACACTACAACCTGTGAACACGCGCTGAGCCGGATCTACTATTGTTTTTGATGCATTTACTGTTTCTATTGGACGGATGCTCCGATATATACATGTAGGACGGCGACCTGATCTGAacatttttaatatatagttttttatataaaatatacattttttttatataatatatacttttttatataatatatacttttttatataatatatacttttttttatataatatatacatttttgataCATTATTGCTGCTTTTTAGAgctgagtgaacttacagtaaattggctcgcagctcggctgttgattactttagtctgcgtaaattagttcagctttccaagggctctggttgcctggaaaaggtggatatagagCTAGGaaacctaagactgtcatcccggacttttccaggcaagcagagcccttggaaagctgaattaatttacacagaacagccgagctgcgaggttcgctacaagacaatttactgtaagttcgctcagctCTATTGCTTTTATTTAAATATAACCACAGCACGtcgcccccgcccccgctatgcaagtctatgggagggggcgtgacagtagtcacgccccctcccatagacttgcatagcgggggcggggcatgatgtcacatggggcggagtcgtaacCTCAAGATTGTGGAGGTCCtcagcggtcagacatcttatcttgtatcctttggataggggataagatgtcttagggccagaatacacctttaaagggatacttaaaggggtactccggtgccagaaagttaaacagatttgtaaatgacttctattaaaaattcttaatccttccagtacttattagctgctgaatactacaggggaaattattttctttttggaacacagagctctctgctgacatcgcgaccacagtgctctctgctgacatctctgaccatttttaggaactgtccagagcagcgtatgtttgctatggggattttctcctactctggacagttctcaaaatggacagaggtgtcagcagagagcactgtgctcatgatgtcagcagagagcactgtgttccaaatggaaacaaatttcctctgtagtatacagcagctaataagtactggaaggattaagattttttaatagaagtgatttacaaatctgtttaactttctggcaccagttgatttaaataaaaataaaaattccactggagttcccctttaagcctatTAAAAGCTACATTTTAATGGTTCACTTTATAGCCACAATTTTCCATATTCTCTTGGGAGACCTAAATATCATCGCTTGCTTTCAGTGAATTGCACCTTCCTCTTCTGTCCTATTTCCAGCTCTTCTATTATTGGCGACATTCATCACCCTCCGGACTTTACTGACATTTTGTTTCTCACCTCAGCAAACTGGACCCATTAGCGCCACCCTGGTGATGACCCGACCCATCAAGGGGCCCCGCGACCTGACCCTGGACCTGGAGATGGTATCTGTGAACACTGTGGTGAACTTCCGAGGCAGCTCCATCATCCGGCTGAGGATATTTGTTTCTCCGCACTCCTTCTGAGCCAACACGTCGTCATCAtcgtcatcgtcatcatcatcatcatcgtcgtCGTCGTCGTCGTGTAGCAGTatctcccccctcctccatccCTGATGCACAGGCCTTTGTGAACGCTCCCCTATAGATCCGCTCCTGTACATCACCCAGGGTAACGCAGACCGGCCTAGGCCGGGAAATTGTtccaatttgaaaaaaaataaaataaaaatccggGGCCACAATAATTTGCAGTTATCATTTTGCGCACATCTGCGCCTTATACGTTGGTCGCGATCTTTGCATCATGGTAAATAGCGCGGCCCGGGCTCTGCTGCATCAGGGGAAGGGGATTTATTTAAGCAAATATACATTTTGAATGTTTTTGTTTACTTGGataaagaaaatgtaattttaacgttttggatttttttattttaattttttgctctttttttttttgtttgtgttgagaatttcatttaataaaaatgttttggaaATACAGACGTGTAAAGGGCGAATGATGATGCTTCTTATACATGACTTGTGGTCTGCCCCCTGCTGGTCTTTTGTGGTGAGTTCCCCATGACAACTCtatagtgtcactgctcttactgtaaagaatccCCTTCTGTGCTGATGTAAAAACATTCTGTTTTCTATGCAGGGccggctccacctataggcaaaataggcagccgcctagaacaccctcttgatgggggcaacGCTCTGCCCTCCACAAGAAAGTTATTCCTCCAGGTCCTGACAGACTCTaagctgtcaccccagtagtaaggagattacatgaggaggaggtttgttacaatgtgccaccccagtagtaaggagattacataaggtggaggtttgttacagtgtgtcaccccagtagtaaggagattacatgaggaggaggtttgttacagtgtgtcaccccagtactaaggtgattacatgaggaggaggtttgttacagtgtgtcaccccagtagtaaggagattacatgaggaggaggtttgttacagtgtgtcaccccagtagtaaggtgattacatgaggaggaggtttgttacagtgtgtcaccccagtaataaggagattacatgaggattgttacagtgtgtcacatcagtagtaaggagattacatgaggaggaggtttgttacagtgtgtcatcccagtagtaaggagattacatgaggaggaggtttgttacagtgtgtcaccccagtagtaaggagattacatgaggagggggtttgttacagtgtgtcatcccagtagtaaggagattacatgagaagggttgttacagtgtgtcatcccagtagtaaggagattacatgaggagggggtttgttacagtgtgtcatcccagtagtaaggagattacatgaggaggaggtttgttacagtgtgtcaccccagtagtaaggagattacatgaggaggaggtttgttacagtgtgtcaccccagtaataaggagattacatgaggattgttacagtgtgtcacatcagtagtaaggagattacatgaggaggaggtttgttacagtgtgtcatcccagtagtaaggagattacatgaggaggaggtttgttacagtgtgtcaccccagtagtaaggagattacatgaggagggggtttgttacagtgtgtcatcccagtagtaaggagattacatgagaagggttgttacagtgtgtcatcccagtagtaaggagattacatgaggagggggtttgttacagtgtgtcatcccagtagtaaggagattacatgaggagggggtttgttacagtgtgtcaccccagtagtaaggagattacatgaggagggggtttgttacagtgtgtcatcccagtggtaaggtggggtgtgtcaatgGGAAGAGTCAAAAAGGCGGCAAAATCCTTGCATCAGTCCTGTctgtatttcagtgtttcccaagcagggtgcctccagcagttgcaaaactacaactcccagtatggcatgctgggagttgtagttttgcaatagctgggaaCACCCTGGTTAGATAACACTGTTCTatgcctacagcagtgtttttttttctaaccagtggccactgctgttgcaaaactacaattccattggctgtccaggcatgctgggaattgtagttttgcaacagctggagaccactgatgtagagccCTCTTCCTAtacccctcatatactacagctTTTGTCTAAAcccttggtctccaaactgtggacctcaagacATTGCACAAccattggctgttcgggcatgctgggagttgtagtcttgaaactgctggagggtcacaggttggaAACCATTGCCGTGCGGTGTATAAGACACCCCCAAAACCCACCTACCTTGTTACACGTGTTATTGCATCCAGAGTTCTCATTCTTGATACAAGAGCAGGAATTATGGATCAGAACCAGATACAGTGCGATACTTCAGCGCGATACTTGTGTGTGATACAGTGTGATACTTCAGCGTGATACTTCAGCGTGATACTTCAGCGTGATACTTCAGCGTGATACAGTGCGATACAGTGCGATACTTGTGTGTGATACAGTGCGATACTTGTGTGTGATACAGTGTGATACTTCAGCGTGATACTTGTGTGTGATACTTGTGTGTGATACTTGTGTGTGATACTTGTGTGTGATACTTGTGTGTGATACTTGTGTGTGATACTTGTGTGTGATACTTGTGTGTGATACTTGTGTGTGATACTTGTGTGTGATACTTGTGTGTGATACTTGTGTGTGATACTTGTGTGTGATACTTGTGTGTGATACTTGTGTGTGATACTTGTGTGTGATACTTGTGTGTGATACTTGTGTGTGATACTTGTGTGTGATACTTCAGCGTGATACAGTGTGATACTTCAGTGTGATACTTGTGTGTGATACTACAGTGTGAAACAGTGCGATACTTGTGTGCGATACTTGTGTGCGATACTTGTGTGCGATACTTGTGTGCGATACTTGTGTGCGATACTTGTGTGCGATACTTGTGTGCGATACTTCAGTGCGATACTTCAGTGCGATACTTCAGTGCGATACTTCAGTGCGATACTTCAGTGCGATACTTCAGTGCGATACTTGTGTGTGATACTACAGTGTGATACTACAGTGTGATACTACAGTGTGATACAGTGCGATACTTGTGTGCGATACTTGTGTGCGATACTTGTGTGCGATACTTGTGTGTGATACTTGTGTGCGATACTTGTGTGTGATACTTGTGTGCGATACTTGTGTGCGATACTTGTGTGCGATACTTGTGTGCGATACTTGTGTGTGATACTTCAGTGCGATACTTCAGTGCGATACTTGTGTGTGATACTTGTGTGCGATACTTGTGTGCGATACTTCAGTGCGATACTTCAGTGCGATACTTGTGTGTGATACTACAGTGTGATACTACAGTGTGATACAGTGCGATACTTGTGTGTGATACTTGTGTGCGATACTTGTGTGCGATACTTGTGTGCGATACTTGTGTGCGATACTTGTGTGCGATACTTCAGTGCGATACTTCAGTGCGATACTTCAGTGCGATACTTCAGTGCGATACTTCAGTGCGATACTTGTGTGTGATACTTGTGTGTGATACTTCTGTGCGATACTTGTGTGCGATACTTCAGTGCGATACTTCAGTGCGATACTTCAGTGCGATACTTGTGTGTGATACTACAGTGTGATACTACAGTGTGATACAGTGCGATACTTGTGTGTGATACTTGTGTGTGATACTTGTGTGCGATACTTGTGTGCGATACTTGTGTGCGATACTTGTGTGCGATACTTGTGTGCGATACTTCAGTGCGATACTTCAGTGCGATACTTCAGTGCGATACTTCAGTGCGATACTTCAGTGCGATACTTCAGTGCGATACTTCAGTGCGATACTTGTGTGTGATACTTGTGTGCGATACTTCAGTGCGATACTTCAGTGCGATACTTCAGTGCGATACTTCAGTGCGATACTTCAGTGCGATACTTGTGTGTGATACTTGTGTGCGATACTTCAGTGCGATACTTCAGTGCGATACTTCAGTGCGA
This DNA window, taken from Hyla sarda isolate aHylSar1 unplaced genomic scaffold, aHylSar1.hap1 scaffold_3336, whole genome shotgun sequence, encodes the following:
- the LOC130330314 gene encoding fibulin-5-like; protein product: MVIPMIIGYNMAMKTSNSQCYFVSYSADIDECRYGYCQQLCANVPGSYSCTCNPGFVLNSDERSCQDVDECTTENPCVQSCVNTYGSYLCRCDPGYELEEDGVSCNDMDECSVSEFLCQHECVNQPGSYYCSCPPGYSLLDDARTCQDIDECDTRNNTCTGQQTCFNIPGGYHCLDPVRCDEPYIQLQDSRCMCPVENPTCRDQPFTIVHRHMDIVSNSRVPADIFQMQATSRYPGVYYIFQIKSGNEGREFYMRQTGPISATLVMTRPIKGPRDLTLDLEMVSVNTVVNFRGSSIIRLRIFVSPHSF